In Candidatus Fermentibacter sp., one genomic interval encodes:
- a CDS encoding ABC transporter ATP-binding protein, with protein sequence MITRMISEALSGFRRERPPDPLGPAGRKSGIRDAVRLVLPYARVRARDGVTALTATIASIGLGYAVPFVTRSVVDDSISAGDASLLPARLALLAGLGLLLLIAGALEQYATARFSGAATADMQGDLLGRAMSLPVRLFGEERTGYLMSRVTTDIQGVSWFLSGASVHLAASVVRLAAGVALMLSMEWRLGLLCLPFLAAMLLAAGAMSRRLRNLGLHSMEEGARVSRDLQEVLAAGTVVRAFAAEERMSGRVREGLGRMLGLMMERTASGTAAGLLLDLVPGAVRLCAAGAGAYLVIGGSMTLGSLLAFLSFLGSTLGPARRLSSFTTQIPQSLAAVDRVTALTAPPGEEGGSRMVDRLSGEVEFRDVSFGYSPDEPVLSGISFRIPPGGTMAVTGASGEGKTTLLMLLLGFYRPDSGSILLDGIPLDEYDRRSVRARMGFVPQEASVLSGTILENLRLGAPSATPEQALSACGDAGADFASTPSDLDRMLGEGGFGLSLGQRQRLAIARALVGNPDILLFDEPTSALDASSEKALLSTLPRAIGARTAIIVTHSPAVLELSGSRLVIEGSRGEFMHTGRACGRR encoded by the coding sequence ATGATAACCCGGATGATCTCCGAAGCGCTCTCCGGCTTCCGCAGGGAACGGCCTCCAGACCCTCTGGGACCCGCCGGGCGGAAGTCCGGGATCAGGGACGCGGTGCGCCTCGTCCTGCCCTATGCCAGGGTCCGCGCCAGGGACGGCGTGACCGCGCTGACCGCGACCATCGCCTCGATCGGACTCGGATACGCGGTGCCGTTCGTGACCAGGAGCGTGGTGGACGACTCGATCTCGGCCGGGGACGCCTCGCTGCTGCCGGCCAGGCTGGCGCTCCTGGCCGGGCTCGGCCTGCTCCTCCTGATCGCAGGCGCACTCGAGCAGTACGCCACGGCCCGCTTCTCGGGGGCCGCCACCGCGGACATGCAGGGCGACCTCCTCGGCAGGGCCATGTCCCTGCCCGTAAGGCTCTTCGGCGAGGAGAGGACCGGATACCTCATGTCCCGCGTCACGACCGACATACAGGGCGTCTCCTGGTTCCTCTCGGGCGCATCGGTCCATCTCGCCGCATCCGTCGTCAGGCTGGCGGCAGGCGTGGCCCTCATGCTGTCCATGGAGTGGCGCCTGGGCCTCCTGTGCCTCCCGTTCCTCGCCGCCATGCTGCTGGCGGCCGGCGCCATGTCGCGCCGTCTGCGCAACCTCGGCCTCCATTCGATGGAGGAGGGGGCCAGGGTCTCCAGGGACCTCCAGGAGGTCCTCGCGGCGGGCACCGTCGTCAGAGCCTTCGCCGCGGAGGAACGCATGTCCGGCAGGGTCAGGGAGGGCCTCGGGAGGATGCTGGGCCTGATGATGGAGAGAACGGCTTCGGGGACCGCCGCAGGGCTGCTCCTGGATCTCGTGCCCGGAGCGGTCCGGCTCTGCGCCGCCGGCGCGGGGGCCTACCTCGTGATAGGCGGGTCGATGACCCTCGGCTCGCTGCTCGCCTTCCTGTCCTTCCTGGGGTCGACCCTCGGTCCTGCCCGCCGGCTCTCTTCGTTCACGACCCAGATACCCCAGTCCCTCGCCGCGGTCGACAGGGTGACGGCCCTGACCGCCCCCCCGGGGGAGGAGGGCGGATCCAGGATGGTGGACCGGCTGTCGGGGGAGGTGGAGTTCAGGGACGTCTCCTTCGGCTATTCCCCTGACGAGCCCGTGCTCTCGGGAATCTCCTTCAGGATCCCGCCCGGCGGGACGATGGCGGTCACAGGGGCCAGCGGCGAGGGCAAGACGACCCTGCTGATGCTCCTGCTCGGTTTCTACAGGCCGGATTCGGGCTCGATACTCCTCGACGGCATCCCGCTCGACGAGTACGACCGGCGCTCCGTGAGGGCCAGGATGGGCTTCGTGCCCCAGGAGGCCTCGGTCCTCTCGGGCACGATACTGGAGAACCTCAGGCTCGGCGCTCCCTCTGCGACCCCGGAGCAGGCGCTCTCGGCCTGCGGCGATGCGGGGGCCGACTTCGCATCCACGCCTTCCGACCTGGACAGGATGCTCGGCGAAGGCGGCTTCGGCCTCTCACTCGGCCAGAGGCAGAGGCTCGCCATCGCGCGGGCCCTTGTCGGCAACCCGGACATCCTCCTGTTCGACGAGCCCACATCGGCACTGGACGCCTCTTCCGAGAAGGCCCTTCTCTCCACGCTGCCCCGGGCGATCGGGGCCAGGACGGCGATCATCGTGACCCACAGCCCGGCCGTCCTGGAACTCTCCGGCTCCAGGCTGGTAATTGAAGGCAGCCGCGGGGAGTTCATGCACACGGGCCGCGCCTGCGGGCGGCGATGA
- a CDS encoding S24/S26 family peptidase, translated as MRTLFYTGSSMYPLLRRGDVLLCLETDIGRVGRGDLVVFTPRGGEGLVVHRVVRMLEDGRLVTRGDRCPTEDPVPVDAASFACLARGRVRGYGRRVPLPGGTAGFAQAALYRAWASLRRTCARRLPAAPAVLRSLAAALWRPGIGEVRLEGPHGPETRYVHRGRTVARWIPGLGVFHCRRLYSLVIDPPGGDGRG; from the coding sequence ATGAGGACGCTCTTCTACACCGGAAGCAGCATGTACCCGCTGCTCAGGCGGGGCGACGTCCTCCTGTGCCTGGAAACGGACATCGGGAGGGTCGGCAGGGGGGATCTGGTAGTCTTCACCCCCCGGGGAGGGGAAGGGCTGGTCGTGCACAGGGTGGTCCGCATGCTCGAGGACGGCAGGCTGGTGACCAGGGGCGACCGCTGTCCCACCGAGGACCCCGTCCCCGTCGACGCAGCATCCTTCGCATGCCTCGCGAGGGGCAGGGTGCGCGGGTACGGTAGGCGGGTGCCGCTTCCCGGCGGAACAGCCGGATTCGCACAGGCCGCCCTGTACCGGGCATGGGCGTCCCTGCGGAGAACCTGCGCCCGGCGGCTGCCTGCCGCGCCTGCGGTCCTGAGATCGCTGGCGGCGGCCCTCTGGCGGCCCGGGATAGGAGAGGTCAGGCTGGAGGGCCCGCACGGGCCCGAGACCAGGTACGTGCACCGCGGGCGCACCGTCGCCCGATGGATCCCCGGCCTGGGCGTGTTCCACTGCCGCAGGCTCTATTCGCTCGTGATCGACCCCCCAGGGGGGGATGGCCGCGGATGA
- a CDS encoding radical SAM protein codes for MPSEAPPLRTFYLYVSGGCNLNCRHCWISPEFDPGASRSSFLDLSVLEKAIGEALPLGLRSVKLTGGEPMLHPGFAEMVRLVADRGLTMHMETNGTLVDPSSARMMRETGLFRTISVSLDGASPATHDAMRRVQGSFGMALEGIRILVSEGFRPQVICTLHEGNTAEALPLVSLARSMGCGSVKFNNVQVVGRGSDMPGRLSIRALIDLHSAIRAGAACGPDSRFRVVFDIPPAFRPVGELLEGGAVACRILNILGILSGGELAMCGIGTAYPELVYGRLPGSDVREVWETSPGLRELRSVLPGSLSAPCSGCIHRNACMGVCAAGNYHRTGRLDSSYWFCEEASEAGLFPASRLAGTPRR; via the coding sequence TTGCCTTCTGAAGCCCCCCCGCTCAGGACCTTCTATCTCTACGTGTCGGGCGGGTGCAACCTCAACTGCCGGCATTGCTGGATCTCCCCGGAGTTCGATCCCGGAGCCTCCCGATCGAGCTTCCTGGATCTGTCCGTCCTCGAGAAGGCCATCGGGGAAGCACTTCCCCTGGGTCTCCGGTCGGTCAAGCTGACCGGAGGCGAACCCATGCTTCATCCCGGCTTCGCGGAGATGGTGCGGCTCGTTGCAGACCGCGGCCTCACGATGCACATGGAGACCAACGGGACCCTGGTCGATCCCTCCTCCGCCAGGATGATGAGGGAGACCGGCCTCTTCAGGACGATCTCCGTCAGCCTCGACGGCGCCTCTCCGGCGACGCACGACGCGATGCGCAGGGTTCAGGGATCCTTCGGCATGGCCCTGGAGGGCATCCGCATCCTCGTGTCGGAGGGATTCCGCCCGCAGGTCATCTGCACTCTGCACGAAGGGAACACCGCCGAGGCCCTTCCCCTTGTGTCCCTCGCGAGGAGCATGGGCTGCGGCTCGGTGAAGTTCAACAACGTGCAGGTCGTCGGCCGGGGGAGCGACATGCCCGGGCGCCTGTCGATCCGGGCGCTCATCGACCTCCATTCCGCGATACGCGCCGGTGCTGCCTGCGGCCCTGATTCCCGCTTCCGCGTCGTCTTCGACATCCCCCCGGCCTTCAGGCCCGTCGGCGAACTGCTCGAGGGAGGCGCAGTGGCATGCCGCATACTGAACATCCTGGGCATCCTCTCGGGGGGCGAGCTCGCCATGTGCGGGATCGGGACGGCCTATCCCGAACTCGTCTACGGCAGGCTTCCCGGATCGGACGTGCGCGAGGTGTGGGAGACGTCCCCCGGGCTCCGGGAACTCCGTTCCGTCCTGCCGGGTTCCCTTTCTGCGCCGTGTTCCGGATGCATCCACAGGAACGCCTGCATGGGCGTCTGCGCTGCAGGGAACTATCATAGGACGGGAAGGCTCGATTCCTCCTACTGGTTCTGCGAGGAGGCCTCGGAGGCGGGGCTGTTCCCCGCATCGCGGCTCGCAGGGACACCCCGGAGGTGA
- a CDS encoding radical SAM protein — MKALRTPASADLALTGRCNLRCAYCFYADEMNWRSDLSTAGWLHIVDVLRSLSVMRVCLTGGEVFTRPDLFEIIDAVLGAGMRYTILTNGTLVDEAAIRALDTGRRRLRMDSIQVSIDGPDALVHDSMRPDSFDRAVHGTRLLKEAGFPVNARMTLSRSNLESIERTASFILGDLGLDWFSTNESFRMGAGCDGSWGGLSNAERLGAMRVFERLSSVWPGRIRSQAGPQAKMLAYSQMERARATGAKPRSWVMGSLTGCGCVFDRTGIMHDGTIVPCHVLHRLALGNALTDSLADIWRDHPVLTALRERRRKPMSSLPGCSACEWAPYCNGSCPGIALEETGSYDMPNPEDCYARFVSETGVRIAF; from the coding sequence ATGAAGGCACTCAGGACCCCCGCATCGGCCGACCTCGCCCTCACGGGCAGGTGCAACCTGCGCTGCGCCTATTGCTTCTATGCCGACGAGATGAACTGGCGTTCCGACCTCTCGACCGCCGGATGGCTCCATATCGTCGACGTCCTGCGCAGCCTGTCGGTGATGAGGGTCTGCCTCACGGGGGGCGAGGTATTCACCAGGCCCGACCTGTTCGAGATCATCGACGCCGTGCTGGGCGCCGGGATGCGATACACGATCCTCACCAACGGAACCCTGGTGGACGAGGCTGCGATCCGCGCCCTGGACACCGGTCGAAGGCGCCTGAGGATGGATTCGATACAGGTCTCCATCGACGGCCCTGACGCACTCGTCCACGACTCCATGCGCCCGGACAGCTTCGACCGGGCCGTGCACGGCACGAGGCTGCTGAAGGAGGCGGGGTTCCCGGTGAATGCCAGGATGACGCTGTCCCGTTCGAACCTCGAGAGCATCGAGCGCACCGCCTCGTTCATCCTCGGGGACCTGGGGCTGGACTGGTTCAGCACAAACGAATCCTTCAGGATGGGTGCGGGATGCGACGGAAGCTGGGGAGGCCTCTCCAACGCCGAGCGCCTCGGAGCCATGCGGGTCTTCGAGAGGCTTTCGTCGGTATGGCCCGGCAGGATAAGGTCGCAGGCCGGCCCGCAGGCCAAGATGCTGGCCTACTCGCAGATGGAGCGAGCCAGGGCCACCGGGGCGAAGCCCCGGTCGTGGGTGATGGGTTCGCTCACAGGGTGCGGCTGCGTCTTCGACAGGACCGGCATAATGCACGACGGAACCATCGTGCCGTGCCACGTCCTGCACAGGCTGGCGCTCGGGAACGCCCTGACCGACTCCCTCGCCGACATCTGGAGGGACCATCCCGTGCTCACCGCCCTTCGTGAGAGGCGCAGGAAGCCCATGAGCTCCCTGCCGGGCTGCTCCGCCTGCGAATGGGCGCCATACTGCAACGGGAGCTGCCCCGGCATAGCCCTGGAGGAGACCGGCAGCTACGACATGCCGAACCCCGAGGACTGCTACGCCAGGTTCGTCTCCGAAACGGGGGTCAGGATTGCCTTCTGA
- a CDS encoding PqqD family peptide modification chaperone, with translation MTEDRSLPGTGGLLHRNPDVVLREEDEDGALLFNPDTSEVRVLNATGLFVWRMCDGVSEDDLVSALSEAFDSVPPGRVREDVDRFVCDLLSSGFMGRVPGG, from the coding sequence ATGACCGAGGATCGATCCCTGCCCGGAACCGGCGGGCTGCTCCACCGGAATCCCGACGTGGTCCTGCGCGAGGAGGACGAGGACGGCGCCCTCCTGTTCAACCCCGACACTAGCGAGGTGCGGGTCCTGAACGCCACCGGGCTCTTCGTCTGGAGGATGTGCGACGGTGTCTCGGAGGACGACCTGGTTTCGGCCCTCTCCGAGGCCTTCGACTCCGTTCCCCCAGGGCGTGTCAGGGAGGACGTGGACAGGTTCGTATGCGACCTTCTCTCCTCGGGATTCATGGGAAGGGTCCCGGGGGGCTGA
- a CDS encoding lysylphosphatidylglycerol synthase transmembrane domain-containing protein encodes MKRALLTVFAALLVYTALVLLSDAPQFSSAISAFDPRWLPAVLGLPLVNYALRFLKWQYFLGRTGVRLPVGRSLLVFLAGFSMTVSPGKLGEVLKSCLLRDGEGIPVELTSPVVVAERITDLMSMVLLAVIGAILTGGAGVLPVVAAGIAASAAGVALVSSRRLFDVLSGLLRRIRFFASRRGALETFRGTCAGLLDTRSLLITVPLGVASWGAEAFVLQAAAAALGMPLAPGLAILSHSAGTIAGAVSMIPGGLGLTELTIGGLLGPALGRAGAAAVTIVMRFATLWFAVAVGLAALAVERARSRRGGTVGRAGCSQESTRR; translated from the coding sequence TTGAAGCGCGCCCTCCTGACCGTCTTCGCCGCACTCCTGGTCTACACGGCCCTGGTGCTGCTCTCGGACGCCCCGCAGTTCTCGAGCGCCATCTCCGCGTTCGATCCCCGCTGGCTACCCGCGGTGCTCGGGCTGCCCCTGGTCAACTACGCCCTGAGATTCCTGAAGTGGCAGTACTTTCTCGGCAGGACAGGCGTCCGCCTGCCTGTGGGGAGGAGCCTCCTGGTGTTCCTCGCGGGCTTCTCGATGACGGTTTCTCCGGGGAAGCTCGGCGAGGTCCTGAAGTCATGCCTCCTTCGCGACGGGGAGGGGATACCCGTCGAGCTCACCTCGCCCGTTGTCGTGGCCGAGAGGATCACCGACCTGATGAGCATGGTTCTCCTTGCCGTCATCGGAGCCATCCTGACGGGCGGGGCCGGAGTGCTGCCCGTGGTCGCGGCAGGCATCGCCGCGAGCGCGGCCGGGGTGGCGCTGGTCTCCTCCCGCCGGCTCTTCGACGTGCTCTCGGGGCTCCTCCGCAGGATCCGCTTCTTCGCCTCGCGCCGCGGAGCCCTCGAGACCTTCAGGGGGACCTGCGCGGGGCTCCTCGACACGCGGAGCCTGCTGATCACCGTTCCGCTGGGGGTGGCCTCCTGGGGGGCGGAGGCATTCGTGCTCCAGGCGGCTGCCGCCGCTCTCGGGATGCCGCTGGCCCCCGGGCTCGCCATCCTGTCCCATTCGGCCGGCACGATAGCCGGTGCGGTTTCGATGATACCCGGAGGGCTCGGGCTCACCGAGCTGACCATCGGCGGCCTGCTCGGCCCTGCGCTGGGCAGGGCCGGGGCGGCGGCGGTCACGATCGTCATGAGGTTCGCGACCCTGTGGTTCGCCGTGGCCGTGGGACTGGCCGCGCTCGCCGTCGAACGGGCGAGGTCGCGCAGGGGCGGAACCGTCGGGCGGGCGGGTTGTTCTCAAGAGAGCACGCGGAGGTGA
- a CDS encoding PBP1A family penicillin-binding protein: protein MALSNSAPAGRVRAILEWTALVASLCIFFSGGFMWRVYNDCSTAFRQARGNILVAGLRGREPSASTRIYDCRGNELACAFVENRYPVEIDQISPFVVQGLIATEDKDFYTHNGVSIRGLVRAVYVDLTTGARHGGSTITQQLARGLFLVPDQTIQRKLQEAFIAMEIERQFSKQEILEMYLNHIFYGQGAYGIEAAARTYFDGTTAAELTLAQAAMLVGMPRNPSGYNPVRNPERCTTRRNVVLSMMREDGCITDDQYDQACASPLGVDVVRPELEDQWDYFSEYVRQYLVSRYGWSAVYEQGLEVYTTLDPDVQAAAEFAMDSVMALREPLWDPATGTYADDPQRLRYESSWDYWQTVEDTIEGAPDYVQCAIVAVDPRTGYIRAMVGGRDFQDSEFNRAVQARRQPGSSFKPFVYAEAVEQGWSPGSVVLDQPVVVDLSPGQWRPRNYDGSFHGMVTVREAIARSYNVSAVRVGMAVGIEAVAARASAMGIESDLPIVNSLPLGSCMVSPLEMAQAYIPFATGGIARDATGILRVVDRYGNVLETNEQAPQGSRVLSETGAWIMNNLLQSVVRAGTASGSGWYWGAGPYAGRDAGGKTGTTSDYADAWFMGFTPDLVASVWVGYDNHVVRMRLQSGRGEAGGDIAVPIWSRFMRRAFAGADASSAPSFPAAPSGAVEHAVICRQSGFLANAECGDKAVDELFWAGTQPTSYCPIHTALSPFASDTTIPDFTQFDTSRGGSGGRPR, encoded by the coding sequence TTGGCTCTGTCGAATAGCGCCCCGGCCGGGAGGGTGCGCGCGATACTCGAATGGACGGCCCTGGTGGCGTCCCTGTGCATCTTCTTCTCGGGCGGCTTCATGTGGAGGGTCTACAACGACTGCAGCACCGCCTTCAGGCAGGCCAGGGGGAACATCCTGGTGGCCGGGCTCCGCGGGCGGGAACCCTCCGCCTCGACCCGGATCTACGACTGCAGGGGCAACGAACTGGCCTGCGCCTTCGTGGAGAACAGGTATCCCGTCGAGATCGACCAGATCAGCCCGTTCGTAGTCCAGGGGCTGATAGCCACCGAGGACAAGGATTTCTACACCCACAACGGGGTCAGCATCCGGGGGCTGGTCCGGGCCGTCTACGTCGATCTGACCACCGGCGCCCGGCACGGCGGCAGCACCATCACGCAGCAGCTCGCCAGGGGGCTGTTCCTCGTTCCCGACCAGACCATCCAGAGGAAGCTCCAGGAGGCCTTCATCGCGATGGAGATCGAGAGGCAGTTCTCCAAGCAGGAGATCCTGGAGATGTACCTCAACCACATCTTCTACGGCCAGGGGGCCTACGGCATCGAGGCCGCCGCCAGGACCTACTTCGACGGGACCACGGCGGCCGAGCTCACGCTGGCTCAGGCCGCGATGCTGGTCGGCATGCCGAGGAACCCGAGCGGCTACAACCCGGTGCGCAATCCCGAGCGCTGCACGACCCGCCGGAACGTCGTCCTCTCGATGATGCGCGAGGACGGATGCATCACCGACGACCAGTACGACCAGGCGTGCGCGTCACCCCTGGGGGTGGACGTGGTGAGGCCCGAGCTGGAGGACCAGTGGGACTACTTCTCGGAGTACGTCAGACAGTACCTGGTCTCCAGATACGGGTGGTCGGCGGTCTACGAACAGGGGCTCGAGGTCTACACCACGCTCGACCCGGACGTGCAGGCGGCTGCCGAATTCGCGATGGACAGCGTCATGGCGCTGAGGGAGCCCCTGTGGGATCCCGCCACGGGTACATACGCGGACGATCCCCAGAGGCTCCGGTACGAGAGCTCCTGGGACTACTGGCAGACCGTCGAGGACACCATCGAGGGCGCCCCGGACTATGTCCAGTGCGCGATAGTCGCAGTCGATCCGAGAACCGGCTACATAAGGGCGATGGTGGGCGGAAGGGACTTCCAGGACAGTGAGTTCAACAGGGCGGTACAGGCCAGGAGGCAGCCCGGCAGCTCCTTCAAGCCGTTCGTCTATGCGGAGGCCGTGGAGCAGGGCTGGTCGCCCGGGAGCGTGGTCCTCGACCAGCCGGTAGTGGTCGACCTCTCCCCCGGCCAGTGGAGGCCGAGGAACTACGACGGCAGCTTCCACGGGATGGTGACCGTGAGGGAGGCCATAGCCCGGTCCTACAACGTGTCGGCCGTCAGGGTCGGCATGGCCGTGGGGATCGAGGCCGTGGCCGCCAGGGCTTCCGCCATGGGGATCGAGAGCGACCTGCCCATAGTCAACTCGCTTCCGCTGGGCAGCTGCATGGTCAGCCCCCTCGAGATGGCGCAGGCATACATTCCGTTCGCAACCGGCGGCATCGCCAGGGATGCCACGGGTATCCTCAGGGTGGTGGACAGGTACGGCAACGTCCTCGAGACCAACGAACAGGCCCCTCAGGGTTCCAGGGTCCTCAGCGAGACCGGCGCCTGGATCATGAACAACCTGCTCCAGAGCGTGGTCAGGGCCGGCACGGCGTCGGGATCGGGCTGGTACTGGGGGGCCGGACCCTACGCCGGCAGGGATGCGGGCGGCAAGACGGGCACCACCAGCGACTACGCCGACGCCTGGTTCATGGGCTTCACCCCCGATCTCGTGGCGTCGGTATGGGTCGGATACGACAACCATGTCGTGAGGATGAGGCTCCAGAGCGGCAGAGGCGAGGCGGGAGGCGACATCGCCGTGCCGATCTGGAGCAGGTTCATGCGCAGGGCCTTCGCAGGGGCCGACGCCTCGTCGGCACCTTCATTCCCTGCCGCCCCCTCGGGCGCGGTGGAACATGCCGTCATCTGCAGGCAGTCGGGCTTCCTGGCCAACGCCGAGTGCGGCGACAAGGCGGTCGACGAGCTCTTCTGGGCCGGCACCCAGCCCACCTCCTACTGCCCCATTCATACCGCGCTGTCCCCGTTCGCCTCGGACACCACCATCCCCGACTTCACCCAGTTCGACACCTCGCGCGGCGGATCCGGGGGCAGACCGAGATGA
- a CDS encoding GspE/PulE family protein codes for MRSIPRLDFAALPGRLEAAGLLSRQGVERLSRLWQSPDPSLLGILVSRGLVSEEALYTFLSQQSGIPFRNLDPLELDYELVTSSLPGAFAQRNHAVVVGSNEDRLMVATCNFTDPRPVEDLPHLLGKEIELYISRPTDIAKVIRQFYGLHSSIVAAAREVGTMSDEDVDLGNLERYVSSETPGGLEPTDRPIVNAVNHLLQYAFEERASDIHLEPHREHTVVRLRIDGVLHNVYSLPRKLHLPILSRVKMIAGMNIAEKRRPQDGRIRTHFEGKPVEIRSSTIPAAFGEKAVLRILDPGILMQDLSGLGFEEEESGRYGRLVKSAMGLLLVTGPTGSGKTTTLYSTLTALSTTEKNITTIEDPIEFVTDEFNQIAVQPAIDVTFSTALRHILRQDPDVIMVGEIRDQETARSAIRCALTGHLVLSTLHTNDTASSAVRLLDMGVEPFLLASTLIGIVAQRLVRVVCDECAEVWEPPAALLATAGLAGVQGCSFRRGRGCRACRGTGFKGRTAVFEVMEVTDRVRDALSRSAPSGEIRRLAVEDGMRTLRSNAARKVCSGATTPGEMMAVTMGLE; via the coding sequence GTGAGATCCATACCTAGACTCGACTTCGCGGCCCTTCCCGGGCGGCTCGAGGCGGCCGGGCTCCTCTCGAGGCAGGGCGTGGAGAGGCTTTCGAGGCTCTGGCAGAGCCCCGATCCCTCGCTTCTCGGCATCCTCGTCAGCAGGGGGCTGGTGAGCGAGGAGGCTCTCTACACCTTCCTCTCGCAGCAGTCGGGCATCCCCTTCCGCAACCTCGACCCTCTCGAACTCGACTACGAACTCGTCACCTCCTCCCTCCCCGGAGCGTTCGCCCAGCGGAACCATGCGGTCGTGGTGGGCAGCAACGAGGACAGGCTCATGGTGGCGACGTGCAACTTCACCGATCCCAGGCCCGTCGAGGATCTCCCGCACCTGCTGGGCAAGGAGATCGAGCTCTACATCAGCAGGCCCACCGACATCGCCAAGGTGATCCGGCAGTTCTACGGCCTCCACAGCTCGATCGTCGCCGCCGCCCGCGAGGTGGGGACCATGAGCGACGAGGACGTTGACCTCGGCAACCTGGAGAGGTACGTCTCGAGCGAGACCCCGGGCGGGCTCGAACCGACCGACCGACCCATCGTCAACGCCGTGAACCATCTGCTCCAGTACGCCTTCGAGGAGAGGGCCAGCGACATCCACCTCGAACCGCACAGGGAGCACACCGTCGTGAGGCTGCGGATCGACGGCGTCCTGCACAACGTGTACAGCCTGCCCCGCAAGCTGCACCTCCCTATTCTGTCCAGGGTCAAGATGATAGCTGGCATGAACATAGCCGAGAAGAGAAGGCCCCAGGACGGCAGGATAAGAACCCACTTCGAGGGCAAGCCGGTCGAGATCAGGTCCTCCACCATCCCCGCCGCGTTCGGCGAGAAGGCCGTGCTCAGGATACTCGATCCAGGAATCCTGATGCAGGACCTGTCCGGGCTCGGCTTCGAGGAGGAAGAGAGCGGGAGGTACGGCAGGCTGGTGAAGAGCGCCATGGGGCTGCTCCTCGTCACGGGCCCCACCGGCAGCGGCAAGACCACGACGCTCTACTCCACCCTCACGGCTCTCTCGACCACCGAGAAGAACATCACGACGATAGAGGACCCGATCGAGTTCGTTACGGACGAGTTCAACCAGATAGCGGTGCAGCCCGCGATAGACGTCACCTTCTCCACGGCCCTGCGGCACATACTCAGGCAGGACCCGGACGTGATCATGGTGGGCGAGATACGCGACCAGGAAACCGCCAGGAGCGCGATACGCTGCGCCCTCACGGGGCACCTCGTCCTCAGCACGCTGCACACGAACGACACCGCCTCCTCCGCGGTGAGGCTCCTGGACATGGGCGTCGAGCCGTTCCTCCTGGCGAGCACCCTGATCGGAATCGTCGCCCAGAGGCTGGTCAGGGTGGTCTGCGACGAATGCGCAGAGGTCTGGGAGCCCCCGGCCGCTCTTCTCGCCACGGCAGGCCTCGCCGGGGTCCAGGGCTGCAGCTTCAGGAGGGGCAGGGGCTGCAGGGCCTGCAGGGGCACGGGCTTCAAGGGCAGGACGGCTGTTTTCGAGGTCATGGAGGTCACCGACCGCGTCAGGGACGCCCTGTCCCGCTCGGCGCCGTCGGGCGAGATCAGGAGGCTCGCGGTGGAGGACGGCATGAGGACGCTCCGTTCCAATGCCGCACGCAAGGTCTGTTCAGGAGCTACCACACCGGGGGAGATGATGGCCGTGACGATGGGGCTGGAATGA